The genomic region GCGGCGGCCTGCGGCTGCTCGACGCCGAGACGGCGGAGATCAAGCGCCTCTACGTTCTCCCCTACACCCGCGGCTCCGGCGTGGCCAGTTCCATCCTGGCAGCCCTCGAGGCGGAGGCCTTTGCCCGGGGGATTACCCGGATCACCGCGGAGGCCGGCTCGGTACAGACTGACGGCCGCAACTTCTACGCGAACTCAGGCTTCGATCCCGTTCCAAATTTCGGCCCCTACGTCGGCGTCGAGCACTCGTACTGTTTCGCCAAGCGGATCGATTGCCACAGTGCAGCGCACACCGCCATGGCCTGAGCGGCTGCCGTCACACTCAGGTGGGGCGGGCCGCGGTCGGCTAATCTCGCGCTATGGAAACCAAAGACATTACGTTCCGCACCCGCAAGTGGGTGCGGCCTGAGGACCTCAACGCCAACGGCACGCTGTTCGGTGGCAGCCTGCTGAAATGGATCGACGAGGAAGCCGCGATCTACGCCATCCTCCAGCTGGGCAACGGCCGCGCCGTCACCAAGTACATCTCCGAAATCAACTTCGTCAGCTCCGCGGTCCAGGGCGACCTGATTGAGATGGGCCTGACAGCCACGCGCTTTGGCCGCACGTCGCTGACCATGCGCGCCGAGGTACGCAACATGATCACCCGGCAGAGCATCCTCACCATTGAGGAGATCGTGTTCGTGAACCTCAGCGCCACCGGTAAGCCGGAGCCGCACGGCTACACGGAAATCACCTACGACCGCGACCGCATCCCCACGCACCACCTCACTGAAACGCTCCAGCAGGACTAGCGAACCGCCGTCGTCCGGGATTCGGGAAAGCCAGGGCGCGCCGCCAGGGCCCTAACGGGAAGCCAGCCTGAGGAGCCCGTCGCGCAGCGGCTGTGCCCGTTCGGCCAGGGCCACGCCCGCCATGGCGGAGGAAGCCAGCCCCAGCAGCTGGGTCTTGAGGGCGCGCTGCCGGTTGTAG from Arthrobacter globiformis harbors:
- a CDS encoding GNAT family N-acetyltransferase, which encodes MQTNPRLNIRKVSWSNPVGADLRAAQQAELDARFGCADHEPGPKPSEADTAVFLVAYDKGSGQPVGCGGLRLLDAETAEIKRLYVLPYTRGSGVASSILAALEAEAFARGITRITAEAGSVQTDGRNFYANSGFDPVPNFGPYVGVEHSYCFAKRIDCHSAAHTAMA
- a CDS encoding acyl-CoA thioesterase is translated as METKDITFRTRKWVRPEDLNANGTLFGGSLLKWIDEEAAIYAILQLGNGRAVTKYISEINFVSSAVQGDLIEMGLTATRFGRTSLTMRAEVRNMITRQSILTIEEIVFVNLSATGKPEPHGYTEITYDRDRIPTHHLTETLQQD